A part of Patescibacteria group bacterium genomic DNA contains:
- the recR gene encoding recombination mediator RecR, with amino-acid sequence MKLPKPLQNLKDSFEKLPGIGPKTAERLTFHLLRVPQADLDLFSSSVSNLKQTKICSICKNVGENDICAVCSDLTRDKNTILVVQSPLDVLAFEKSGYRGVYHVLHGSINPIAGIGPEELFIDDLVERVFWGEEIIIATNPDLEGEATALYIKEKLSNIEGVKITRIGRGLPTGADIEYADETTLKRALEGRTVS; translated from the coding sequence ATGAAGTTACCAAAACCCTTACAAAATCTAAAAGACTCTTTTGAGAAATTGCCTGGAATTGGTCCTAAAACTGCCGAGCGACTCACTTTTCACTTATTGCGCGTCCCGCAAGCTGATTTGGATTTGTTTTCCAGTTCTGTTAGTAATTTAAAACAAACCAAAATCTGCTCCATTTGCAAAAATGTTGGGGAAAACGATATTTGCGCCGTTTGCTCCGATCTTACTCGCGATAAAAACACCATTTTGGTGGTACAATCCCCGTTAGATGTACTGGCTTTTGAAAAATCGGGTTATCGTGGCGTTTATCATGTCTTGCATGGATCCATCAATCCAATAGCGGGCATAGGACCCGAGGAGCTGTTTATTGACGACCTGGTTGAGAGAGTTTTTTGGGGAGAAGAAATTATTATTGCCACTAATCCCGATTTGGAAGGAGAAGCCACCGCTCTTTACATCAAAGAAAAGCTTAGTAACATAGAGGGCGTCAAAATCACCCGAATTGGGAGGGGGTTGCCGACGGGGGCGGATATTGAATATGCCGATGAGACAACTTTAAAGAGAGCCCTCGAAGGTCGAACCGTCAGCTAG
- the rpsU gene encoding 30S ribosomal protein S21 has product MVKINIESGETIEQALRRFNRIIQEEGIIDEVKERQFYIKPSVTRRLKDKEKLAKIKRDKRYNR; this is encoded by the coding sequence ATGGTAAAAATAAATATTGAATCGGGTGAGACGATTGAGCAAGCGCTAAGGCGTTTTAATCGCATTATCCAAGAAGAGGGAATTATTGACGAAGTCAAAGAAAGGCAGTTTTACATCAAGCCTTCTGTGACAAGACGACTCAAAGACAAAGAAAAATTAGCTAAAATTAAAAGGGACAAGAGATACAATAGGTAA
- the ybeY gene encoding rRNA maturation RNase YbeY — translation MRKNTFINISLVGDKEIHQLNKKHLKRDYATDVLSFNMNEELPDGRYYLGDVIVNLDKASTQALENHQSLEQEVARLVEHGVKHLLGVHHEGDS, via the coding sequence ATGCGTAAAAATACATTCATAAATATATCCCTTGTGGGGGATAAGGAAATTCACCAGCTCAATAAAAAACACCTCAAGCGTGACTATGCGACAGATGTTTTGTCTTTTAACATGAACGAAGAACTGCCCGATGGAAGATATTATTTGGGGGATGTAATTGTCAACTTAGACAAAGCCTCTACCCAAGCGTTGGAAAATCATCAGTCGTTGGAACAAGAAGTAGCGCGGTTGGTGGAGCATGGGGTGAAGCATTTGTTGGGGGTGCATCATGAAGGAGATAGTTAG
- a CDS encoding aminoacyl-tRNA hydrolase, with protein MKEIVSSEAMLIIGLGNKERKYEKTRHNAGHLFADFLNCFSGEKGIKTNCFMNQSGGEVLRILGRHSHSGRTLRFTSGSSRQGLDDLRGRTPMKNAFDPPPASLREALRAGVLGFDPNDDFVIVHDDMDIPLGKFKISFGVSASGHKGVLSIIEELGTRDFWRIRIGVAPHHYNHHEQKAEDFVLNDFNPEELEELQRVFERIVKNPIFKGI; from the coding sequence ATGAAGGAGATAGTTAGCTCAGAAGCTATGCTTATAATTGGTTTGGGGAATAAAGAGAGAAAATATGAAAAGACTCGCCATAATGCGGGTCATCTGTTTGCGGATTTTTTAAACTGTTTTTCGGGTGAAAAAGGCATTAAAACCAACTGTTTTATGAACCAGTCGGGAGGAGAAGTTTTAAGAATTTTGGGGAGACATTCTCATTCGGGACGAACCCTCCGCTTTACTTCGGGATCGTCCCGTCAGGGACTGGATGATCTAAGGGGTCGAACCCCTATGAAAAATGCATTCGATCCCCCGCCCGCCTCGCTACGCGAAGCGTTGCGGGCAGGTGTATTGGGGTTCGACCCCAATGATGACTTTGTCATTGTCCATGACGATATGGATATTCCCTTGGGTAAGTTCAAAATTTCCTTTGGAGTTAGCGCTAGCGGTCACAAAGGAGTTTTATCAATCATCGAAGAATTAGGCACAAGGGACTTTTGGAGAATAAGAATTGGGGTGGCGCCACATCACTACAATCATCACGAACAAAAAGCCGAGGATTTTGTGCTAAACGATTTTAACCCCGAGGAGTTAGAGGAATTGCAAAGAGTGTTCGAAAGAATTGTAAAGAACCCAATCTTTAAAGGAATTTAG
- the dnaX gene encoding DNA polymerase III subunit gamma/tau — MFYTKYRPKNFSEFLGSASLSTAILSAIATKNFAHAYFFYGPRGSGKTTMARLLAKALNCENIGEHRGRTPKKAPDLSLGFDPDKHDPCGECPTCKAIENGSFIDVIEIDAASNRGIDDIRTLRDRIILSPAQAKYKVYIIDEVHMLTAEAFNALLKTLEEPPKHAVFVLCTTESRKVPDTIRSRCQKFEFKRASIIDITKKLERIITAEKKEGTPIPDLTDGDLKKIAQASQGGFRDSETMLEQVVFGKVTVDDLVVTSDSDQFIDFLLNLSTGNAKAGVLYLEKIFEGGITAENWVDNFLEFLKALLMEKLGVGETEFAKEGLEKVSIEFISTVIKKFLEAKGQIRYASVGHLPLLVATVDFKKEETEEAGGYFGETPQKQDPNAFRGVSPKKETIGVVPDRIGKAPFTKEALYEAVRPRNHSVEALLRSCKIVGIDKDRLIVEAFYSFHKERLSVPSSRRIVEDAASEILGRPVLLAVVLGKKLPVEKDLSDKNIEPEQSESTKAKEAWEVFDGEVPV, encoded by the coding sequence GTGTTCTATACCAAATACCGCCCCAAAAATTTTAGCGAGTTTTTAGGTTCTGCATCGCTGTCAACAGCAATTCTTTCGGCGATCGCGACAAAAAACTTTGCCCACGCCTACTTTTTTTATGGACCTCGGGGGTCGGGAAAGACGACAATGGCAAGGCTTTTGGCGAAGGCATTGAATTGCGAAAACATTGGGGAACATAGGGGTCGAACCCCTAAGAAGGCACCCGATCTTTCATTGGGGTTCGACCCCGATAAACACGATCCCTGCGGAGAATGTCCAACCTGTAAAGCTATCGAAAACGGCAGTTTTATTGATGTGATAGAAATTGACGCCGCCAGCAACCGCGGAATAGATGACATTAGAACTCTGCGGGATCGCATAATTTTGTCGCCCGCTCAAGCAAAATACAAGGTCTACATTATTGACGAGGTGCACATGTTAACTGCCGAGGCCTTTAACGCTCTTTTAAAAACCCTAGAAGAGCCGCCAAAGCACGCTGTCTTTGTTTTGTGTACTACCGAAAGTAGAAAAGTCCCCGATACTATCAGAAGCCGATGCCAAAAGTTTGAATTTAAGCGGGCTTCCATCATAGATATCACGAAAAAGCTGGAACGCATTATCACTGCCGAAAAAAAAGAGGGAACGCCAATTCCCGATTTAACAGATGGCGACCTTAAAAAAATTGCTCAAGCCTCGCAAGGGGGCTTTAGAGACTCCGAAACCATGCTGGAGCAGGTGGTTTTTGGCAAGGTGACGGTGGACGATTTGGTTGTTACATCAGATTCGGATCAATTTATTGATTTTCTTCTAAATTTATCAACTGGAAATGCTAAAGCGGGGGTTTTATACCTAGAGAAAATTTTTGAAGGTGGAATTACCGCCGAAAACTGGGTGGATAATTTTTTGGAGTTTTTGAAAGCATTGCTGATGGAAAAGTTGGGGGTGGGGGAGACGGAATTTGCCAAAGAGGGGCTGGAGAAGGTCTCAATAGAATTTATTTCAACTGTTATCAAGAAATTTCTGGAGGCAAAAGGGCAGATTCGTTACGCCTCGGTGGGACATTTGCCGTTGTTAGTAGCCACTGTTGATTTTAAGAAAGAAGAAACAGAGGAGGCGGGCGGGTACTTTGGGGAGACACCCCAAAAACAGGATCCCAATGCCTTTAGGGGTGTCTCCCCGAAAAAAGAGACAATAGGGGTAGTACCCGATCGAATTGGAAAAGCCCCGTTTACCAAAGAGGCGCTTTACGAAGCGGTAAGACCTAGAAACCACTCGGTTGAGGCGCTACTGCGCTCTTGCAAGATTGTGGGGATTGATAAAGACCGTTTAATTGTCGAGGCTTTTTACTCTTTTCACAAAGAAAGGCTGTCGGTTCCATCCAGCCGTAGAATTGTCGAGGATGCCGCATCGGAAATTTTGGGTAGACCGGTTTTGCTTGCCGTGGTGTTGGGCAAAAAATTGCCGGTAGAAAAGGATTTAAGCGACAAAAATATAGAACCCGAGCAGTCGGAGTCAACAAAAGCAAAAGAAGCCTGGGAGGTGTTTGATGGAGAGGTTCCTGTATGA
- a CDS encoding prolyl-tRNA synthetase has protein sequence MHQTKLFTKTKRETPKDETSINAKLLIRGGFIHKEMAGVYSFLPLGLIVLNKIIQIIREEMNAIGGQEILMSSLQDPAVWKASGRWDDKVVDSWFKTKLVNGSEVGLSFTHEEPLARLMTSHINSYKDLPCFVYQFQTKYRNEKRAQGGLLRTREFMMKDLYSFTADDSQLDEFYELAKQAYTKIFDRLGIGEKTYFTLASGGSFSKYSHEYQTVCEAGEDRIYIDKEKGTAINKEIYGEEGFSGDTPKQTNAFRGVTRKEKDKTAEFVNSIEVGNIFKQGTRFTEPMRLFFTDEDGSKKPVIAGAYGIGVGRLMGTIVELCHDENGIIWPENIAPFKYHILCDNNHPEAVKQSNVLYAKLISEGNDALLDDREESLAVKIKDADLIGCPTRIIVSEKSLRQGGAEVKKREESFGETPLKARDGFGVSPRKKPICVKIHS, from the coding sequence ATGCACCAAACAAAGTTATTTACCAAAACCAAAAGAGAGACGCCTAAAGACGAAACTAGCATTAACGCCAAATTGCTCATCCGCGGGGGTTTTATCCATAAAGAAATGGCGGGGGTGTATAGCTTTTTGCCTTTAGGTCTGATTGTTCTCAATAAAATCATCCAGATCATTCGAGAAGAAATGAATGCCATTGGGGGCCAAGAGATTTTAATGAGTAGTTTGCAGGATCCAGCAGTGTGGAAGGCTAGCGGGCGTTGGGATGACAAAGTAGTGGACTCATGGTTTAAAACAAAACTTGTCAACGGTTCAGAGGTGGGGCTTTCATTTACCCACGAAGAGCCCTTGGCAAGACTTATGACAAGTCATATTAATTCTTATAAAGACTTGCCATGTTTTGTGTATCAATTTCAGACAAAATACCGCAACGAAAAAAGGGCTCAAGGTGGATTGCTTCGCACTCGCGAATTTATGATGAAAGATCTGTATTCCTTTACTGCGGATGATTCTCAACTAGATGAATTTTACGAATTAGCAAAGCAAGCCTATACTAAAATTTTTGACCGACTGGGAATTGGGGAGAAAACATATTTTACTTTGGCAAGTGGGGGATCTTTTAGTAAATATTCCCACGAATATCAAACTGTTTGTGAGGCGGGAGAAGATAGGATATACATTGACAAAGAAAAGGGTACTGCAATTAATAAAGAGATCTATGGAGAGGAAGGTTTTTCGGGTGACACCCCAAAACAGACAAATGCCTTTAGGGGTGTCACCCGGAAAGAAAAAGACAAAACAGCAGAATTTGTTAATTCCATTGAGGTTGGGAACATTTTTAAACAGGGAACTAGATTTACCGAACCCATGAGGTTGTTCTTTACAGACGAAGACGGCTCAAAGAAGCCAGTAATTGCTGGGGCTTATGGTATTGGAGTAGGTAGGTTAATGGGAACCATTGTGGAGTTATGTCACGACGAAAACGGAATTATCTGGCCCGAAAATATTGCCCCATTTAAATACCATATTCTTTGTGATAACAATCACCCCGAAGCTGTCAAGCAGTCTAATGTTTTGTATGCTAAGTTGATTAGCGAAGGAAACGATGCGTTGCTAGATGACCGCGAAGAATCTTTAGCGGTAAAGATAAAGGACGCCGACCTCATTGGTTGTCCCACGAGGATAATTGTGTCAGAAAAGTCGCTTAGGCAGGGGGGGGCGGAAGTAAAGAAAAGAGAAGAATCTTTTGGGGAGACACCCCTAAAGGCAAGGGATGGTTTTGGGGTGTCTCCCCGAAAAAAGCCAATATGCGTAAAAATACATTCATAA
- a CDS encoding four helix bundle suffix domain-containing protein: MQKYENLLVYRLATTIYDANDAFCQKYLKTFAFKRTVEQMVQAARSCKQNIVEGVLEKSCESKLKLVSVARASFGELLEDYKDFLRINKLTLWDKNDPRVLKIRSFKEEVANSTNLSNLTNWCNLSLEKPEDSANIMVCLIYKETYLLDNFYRSLEEEFVKNGGFRENLFKKRLDYKNKSV; this comes from the coding sequence ATGCAAAAATACGAAAATTTGTTAGTTTACAGGCTAGCAACAACAATTTACGATGCCAACGATGCGTTTTGCCAAAAATATTTAAAAACCTTTGCATTTAAAAGAACTGTAGAACAAATGGTTCAAGCAGCAAGGAGTTGCAAACAGAACATTGTGGAAGGTGTTTTAGAGAAAAGTTGTGAAAGCAAATTAAAACTTGTTAGCGTTGCTCGCGCCAGTTTTGGTGAATTGCTAGAAGATTACAAAGATTTTTTGCGTATTAACAAACTTACCCTTTGGGATAAAAACGACCCCCGTGTTTTAAAAATTCGTTCTTTTAAAGAAGAAGTTGCAAATTCGACTAATTTGTCCAATTTGACCAATTGGTGCAATTTGTCTTTGGAAAAACCAGAAGACTCTGCAAACATAATGGTTTGTTTGATCTACAAAGAAACCTATTTACTAGATAATTTTTATAGGTCGTTAGAAGAGGAATTTGTAAAAAATGGGGGATTTAGAGAAAACCTGTTTAAAAAGCGTTTAGATTACAAAAACAAATCGGTCTAA